The Apus apus isolate bApuApu2 chromosome 1, bApuApu2.pri.cur, whole genome shotgun sequence nucleotide sequence AACCTCCTGTTACCGTTTGTTACCCAGATGCAACCCTTGGACTAGTAAGCCTTTGACTCCAATAAAATCCAGAATTAAGAGCCAGAGGAAAATATTTGGCATTTAACTCTTAGTCTTGGAGAATATTACCTTGACAAGCACAGGCAGTGGTGGAATTTAATCTTTACACAGGGTGTAAATTGAACCTGCTGCTGAGCTCGCTGAGGCCCAGGCTTTTTGGACCCTTTCAGATATGACTAGCAAAACAATGCTAAGTAAAGTATATAaggtgctggggaaaaaagtaagaTTCTAGGATTCTACTAACTGACTTATACAATACAAAGAACTAGATACTGGGCCTGATCATTACGTGTTACGTAGAGTAAAAATGCATCATTTGTTTACTTTCtatctgaaataataatatttcatttttattacagatgATCTTCAATGCTGATGAGGCCCACAACATAGTTAAGGAGGTAGGTTTTAACTAACATCTCTGTTTCAAAGAAAACCTTTACCTTACCTTGCACTGTAGTGAAAGCAGTTACTTTCATTGATCATCCCGGATAAATTCAAACTTGGGTGAAACTATTATTTATATCAAATAAAGATGGAGTTTCATTTGGAGCAGCTTTAAGCTTCACCTAATTGCTGTCTTCAACTACCTTAATAAGAGAAGATTGATAAGAGAGAGCCAGAGTTCATATCACAGTGGTAAGATGAGAGGCAGCAGTCACACATTGCAAGGgaaattcttttttcccctctttatcCAGCTAGAGAGTAGTTAATCACTAGAGAGACCACAGggagagcttgtggagtctccattctttgagatttttaaaacttgaacTTGCCTGAAGAAGGCCTCGACTGACATGATGAGATTTGGGAGTTAGCCTTGGCTTGAGCAGGAGATTGCATGACGTGAGCTTGTTATACTGGCAGTACtttaaagaaacagtttttacaCGAAGGGAGGAGATTGAAAGTGCTTAGCCTGATGGTCTAAATTACATGCCTAGTAAATGGAAAGTGATTAAAGAAGAGTCTGTGGTGCACAAATGCTGTCACATTTTGCAGGTAAATACGATTTTGAGAAAGGAACTTCTAGATGGGGTCTGCAGTTCCTTTCTCACCTGTCCTGTCTGGAAGGGAAAGGGCTGGGCTTTTAGAGCAGCTCCAGTACTCAACAGCAAGCTCTTGGATTCAACCCTTTATGTAACTGTCCCTGCCTTGAAAGGCCAAATATGGTATGACAGAGTCTCTTTACTTTCCCACCAGGCACTGGGAGTAAAGCCAAGTGTTTTTGTCTCTGATTGAAAGCTTATCCAGAGCTGAGGAGCTCTAGCACTGGGTACATTTCTGGAAGGACAAAAATCCCCAAGGGATCTTGTCCCTCTGCTATCTTCTATTCTATTTTGTGAATGCTAGTTTCCGTTGAGTCCTTTGTTCAGCTTTATACACTGTGATCAGAACTAATTGGGCTTTTTAAGATCTGGGGCACAAAACCCTTACACAGCCTGTTAGTAGGTGGTTAGTACATGGGATTCATCTTGCTGCATCAGAGAACACAGTTTTACTTTACTTACCTTTTTCAGGTGTGCATTTCCTAATTACATTTCTCAATTTTAAGAAGTATCCATCAGCACGTAGTTCTGAATTTCTTAGGAGCAGAGAAAACCATTGGAGAGTTACAATTAGAGAGAAGGCCTTCTGTTAAATTGTTTTAAGTTAAAGGAAGTGTTGGCCAATCAGTAGCTGTGGGAGGATACCTAATTTTCAAGCCATTCAAGTATTTCTCGTGCTGCAAAATACGACCCTTGAGTATCTCTTGGTTTTCTGTCCTCCTTGTCTTGTAAGCTGGGGTATACATTTCACCATTGTGGCTCTGGCTcgctgaagattttttttagattttctcCTGTTAAAGGAGAAGCCACTGCTGGAGCATTTGCCCACCATTCAGGGAGTGGTGGGTGAACTTTCACTGCCTGAGTCTTCCAACTGCTAGCCAGAGTCCCTTCACAATGGATGACTCTGGTGAACTGACAGGTACCCCTTTTGATtccactcacacacacacacacacacacacacgctttACTCTCAGGTGCATTTCATCCTTCTTCAGGGTTGACCCTAGTTCTCCTCACAGCAGAGTCCCAGACAtcagattttataaaaataaataatgtaattgGGAGGTAGAGCAGCAGGGTCAGCTCGAGCTGGGTGCCTCTAGAAGGGGACCCTGAACAAAGAAATCACTGGGCAATTACCCCCTTGTGAACTGTACACGTCTTCTAGTCCAATAGGAGTTTTTGGTCTAGGATCTTCCTACACCCTGTTGGATTCTTCTTATGTGTCCAGACAGACAGGCCATTGACTGTTCTTACCTTGTTGATTTGCAGTCTCTGCTGACAGCTGTAGCTGCCTTACCTTCTGGTTTGGGCTTCTTTTGCACCTGTGCCCCTTAGCAGAACTTGGGAAACCGGAAAAGTCTCAGACttaggaaaaacatttcttaaggACAACCAAAACATCAGTGTGTTACCAACATCTTTCTCATgctaaaaagacaaaatacagcACTGTACCAGCTATTAGGAAAATTactaagaaaattaactctgttGCAGCCTAAGGCTTCAGTAAATTAGCTGCTCATGCTAAGTAAGTGAGACCAAGGAAGAAGCATAAATTCTGCAATATTATCACAGAatggctaaggttggaagggatcttaaagatcatcaggatccagcctctctgctgtgagcaggggcacctcacactagaccaggctgcacaaggcctcatTATAAATCAAAGTAACTTATTCTAAGGAAAACGTATTTACTTAAGCTAAACAACTAGTATCTCTCAACAATTGCTCACATCTCTGAAAGGCTGACCAGCCTAAGCTGACATCTTTATTTGAGTAGTACCATTTCCAGTTCAGTAGCTTCTGAAAGCCAGTCTGTAGTAGGGGATCATTAGGAACAGTGGGATGTCTTAGTATCTTCATTGGTGAACAGATTCATTAAATTAACTTGGGACTGAAAGCGTATAGCTAAAATCTTTCCTATGAGAAATGTTTGGTCAGAGCCTCATTTTTCTACATGTAATAATGTGGTCAATATGTACTAAAAATAAGTTCCAGAGAATGCTCATTTTACTTCCCATTCAGCAACTAATACCTCAAGAGATTTAAAGTAATCCTGTTGCCAGACAAAATTCCTCAGATTATGTGAGAGATTTTAAACCTGTACATTTTGAAGTATGTTTACtgtaactgttttgttttttctctcttttagtGCATAGAAAGTGTTATAGGCAAGGCAGATTACAATCACAACAAAGTCAACCAGTGGACTGCTGCTATAGTAGAACAGTCACTGACACATCTGGTAAAACTTGGAAAAACATATAAGTACATTGGTAAGTATAAGCAGTGATACTCTTACCACATAGAATTACAATAAATAGTTGCTGAAAGGTTCATTTGAATGCAGTGCTATATTCAGTAGAAAGTTTAAAACTGtaaacaaagcagagcagataCCTGAACTCTTCTGTTACATGGATTTTTGGTAAAACCATGGCAGTTTCACTTGGTCTAAGCATAGTAGCAATACTTAGCACAGAAGATGACATGTTGCACAATCTTTCCTTACTGTTAAGCAACCCAAAACTATTATATCCACTTTCTCATACTGGTTTAGGAGATAGATGCTGTTtatcttaaataaaattttcagaagGATTAAGCTTCCTATAAATACAGACATTTCAAACACTTTAGTCCTAAGCTAAGTGATGTCCCACTATATTTATGTGCATATCTGTGGAAGGGAAATGGCAATAAGTTTAATCCAGTTTGGTTCTTACATGGAGCGTTGGTGAAATAGCAAGTGTAGCAGCACTGTTCTGTTTGGGAAGTCTTGGTTTCAGATTGTCACTGGTTTTATAATCAttgcaggttgcccagagaagtggtggaagccccatccttgtcagtgttcaaggccaggttggatgggactctgagcaacctgatctagtgggaggtgtccctgtccatggttggggggttggaactagatggtctttaagatcccttccaacctaaactattctatgattctgtgttttcagagagCAGCCAACTAGCACTTTTAAGAAACAATTCTCATCAAGTGTGACTTTTGCTCTACCTGTGAGGACAGTAGCTGCAATCCCATTCTGATGTGCACATGACACAAGCCATACCTAAGCAGTTTAAGAGATAAAAACCATAATCCTATTAACAAGCATTTTGTTAAAGCAGGTGTCTTTATGCgagtaaaaataattgtgaacTGCATACCAAGTTCttgaagaaaatactgagaGCAAGGGGATAGTCAAAAAGGGTTTTGACTCCActgtgtgctgcctgccagccaTTTGAAAACAATGTAGGCTTGAGTTCAGAAGTACTGAATGATTCACCCCTTCTTTAATAACTAATTCCTTGATTTTACGACTGTATCTTGCAGTAACCTGTGCAGTGATGCAGAGGAGTGGAGCTGGTCTTCACACAGCAAGTTCGTGCTTCTGGGATACCACAACTGATGGTAAATTTCCTCAGTCAAGTGATAAGTTTGTGGCAAAAGAAAAGTTACTTATTTCTCAGTTGTAATAGGCTAAACATTTTCAAGAGTGATTGTAGAAAGCTTTAGCTTCCAAGATTAGATGCATGTTTACAATCCCAGCAGGAATACTGTGTTAGCAGTTAGTGCCTGCATTAAGAGTGATTGCTTTGTAAATTATAAGAAGTGGGAGTAGAAATGGCTTCATACTGAAACAAGAATCAAAGCATTTAATCCTCGTCAGTAACCACAGATCAGTCgaagaaacagtaaaatgtTGCTTGCAGCAAATGCAAGTGGCTGATCCTGAACATATCTGCCTGTGTGCTGTACaggaacagctctgctctggaggagAGCAGAACATGGcaaaaaacagaaatagtttGACTTAACAGTATGTTTTTCAGTTCTTAACTATTGGCCAGGCTTTGGATGCATTTTATTGCTTCTAAATTAGTTCTAAATGAATTTTTTCCCAGGTTTGGAGTATCATGgggaagcaaaattaaaatgatcTTAAGTCTGTCACAGACTCAGAAAGGTCTTTTTAGAAGAGGGCACCAAGAATAACTTTAAATTAGAGATGCCACTAGAAAGTCAgccaaggtaaaaaaaaaataataaaatgaagtaAACAAGTACATTTTTAATCTTCATGTTTCCTTGGCCTGCAAGGCATTGATATATTGATacaacagaagaggaaaacctACAGAAAGTAGACACTAGAAGGAATTTGATACAGTCTTTTCCTGATTTCTTGTCTGATTGTCTTGCCAATTTAATTATGAGATTTTCAAGGATTTTTGCAAATCCAGCTTTTTAATAGAAGGATActgcagttgtgttttcctggaAATTGTCTTAAGCATACAAGGCTCATGTTAGGTAACAAACAATGTATGAGTTAACGAAAATGTTTTGAGGACTGTAGTCTATTTATAGCCAAGATGACATAATAGTACTTACCTTAAATCACTGCTGAAATACTCATGCTTATTTGATACCATTTACACTGCAGTAAAGTGAATGTAGTAAAGACACTggatttctattttcttctagGAACCTGTACAGTGAGATGGGAAAACCGAACAATGAACTGCATTGTCAATGTGTTTGCTGTTGCTATTCTCCTGTAGCTGACTGGAAGATAAATATAAGCAACAccaaagcctttaaaaaaaatacaaaacatccCAACACATGactaaatatttcaaataattatttggttttgtatgAGGAGCATACAGAAGTTCTCAACAGAGAACATACAGTCTAAGCCAGTTCTCATAGATTAATTATCTAAAAGctagcaaaaaaattaaaaatatatatgtgtcTCTATCTAAAGTGAaaattttagtaatttaaatattcagAGTAGGTTAATGAGAAGATGCCACAAAGATCAATACAACTTATATCAAAGCTAATATCAAAGACACTTTATTCAAGAGGAACAAAACACATCAAAGGAAAGGTCAAAGGGCAAGCAAGACCTCTCAGGATTATGGTGCATTTGGGAACAAATTATGAACACAATTCAGAGTGGATATACTGTAAACAGTACTGGTGCTTCATGTTtgattaaacaaaaaatctgtCACATTGAGTGCTGGTGCCTGTGAAATTGCCCAAGCATCACGTTTCAGTCAAGCATGACCATTTACCTTGAAATTAAATCCAGTTAAGCTTTTCCCCTGGAGGCAGAGGATGACTTCATTGGGATAAAGGTGAAATATACTTAGTACAAGCAGAATTCTAATTTATCTTCAGAATGAAGAACGTagtatttgttatttattcAGGGAAAAATGCTGGGGATCAGACGTCAGCCCTTAATTCATAGTTTACAAATCTGAAAACATTCTGGAGGTACttaaatttggttttgttccatGACTGCATAATTTGTAACAAGCACTTTACTGATTCCTCATGCAGTGGCCAGGAGCTAGGGCAGTAAGACTGGACCCACATTACTCCCAAGCAGGATTGAAGTGTTTGGAGAGAAGGCGCATTTCTAGAGGCTCTTTCTAGCTTAGAAAGCATTTATCTTTAAGCAACATATTCTTTATAGGAGTGTTTCCGGTGTTCTCTAAGTCTAAAATTGGATCTTAGTCCTGAGAATTAATACAGTTAAAGTTCAAGCACTGAGACTCCTGTAAAGATTTATGCAAGCTCTTAACTTTCCTCATTTGATGAGTCTTAACTTGAAATAGTCCACgtggaagaaaagcatttgcaCACATACAAGTATTTGCTGGATTGGGGCCTACATTTTTGTTGATTAATGCACAAATTATATGATAAAGAGATGTATCAATACCAAAAATGCCTAAATGATTGCTGCCACTAAGTGGCAGGTACATTAAGTTGTTTTCTCAGATGCTGCTTAAGGATAGACACTTGTCTTTATTACTGCACGTCATTGGAAGAGACTGGTAACTACCTGGTAAACAGCTACCATAAGGCTGTTTGGGATTTTAACATGAATATTAAAGCACTATTATGCAGTTTTGTTTAGTtgtggtttattattttttttagataacTGACTATTAGGGCATGTAGTAAGTGTCCTGTAAAAAGAACAAGCTAAAAACTATTTAATTGCTGAAGCTGTATACACATATAGCTAGTATAAGACTACAGAAGGAACGTGTGTATGTGTAGTTTACAATACTGTTGATAATCTCTTGCTTTGCAGACAAATACAGTTTCCACTTTTCCCCAAGTGCAAGTAAAACTAATACTGTAGTATTGCATATGCCTAACAGGCAAGTGTAGTGTGAGgatgatgtgtgtgtgtgtatgtcgTGCTGACTTTCAAATGTATAATAATTTAGCATTATTTGGATTAGGTCAGCAATTTCTGAACTAGGTGCCAGATCCAAGAACTGAGTTGTGGGACTGACAAAAATGCAGTGGTCTCACTGATGTTTGGTACTGCATAAAGTGAAAAGTAAGTGGGGTAGCAACTGGAAGAAGGTTTGTTATGATTGGTACGTTGTAAGAAGCAGGTGATTAAAAATAGTGATGGGTGTTATCCCCCTTTAATGGGCATTCTGGTGCCACGGTCGGAAGAAATATCCAAATAGGCATTTGTAGTCTCATTTGCTGTTTTTGCTTTACTTGAAAACAAGATGCACTGAGTAAGACTGTCAGTTTAATGAGGCTTCATGAAGGTTCGGCTGCAGAAGAAACCCAGAAAATTCTGCTTAAATATAAGactacttcatttttctttctaccaaaaaaaaataaagttttgccTTAGTTGTGTTTTTGCCTCATGTTCTTATCAATATATATAGGAAGTGAGAACAATattgctctttctttccttcacttACATACAATAGTGAGAACTTGGGAAATGTACTGGAAGTTGTGCGTGTATTTTAGAGACAAAACCTCATCAAGGGCTAGTTCTCAGACTTGGTCTAATTTCTCACACCTCTTGTCTACTTAGACCTCTTCCTCTAACTGCTTGTCTTAATGCGAATTAAAGCTTTTGTTGCTCCagggaaaagcattttcattctgCATGTATGTTCCTACATAGGATTTCATGACGAAAGACACCTGTTATTCTTCCCATGCAGATTGTGTTAAACTAAACAGAAAAGTGTGAAAGGGAAACTAAGGGAGCAGGTTCAgtactttccttttccttgcctGCCAGATGTCTGTCAGTAACTTGTTACATTTCTGATAACTGTCTTCTAATTATACTCAAAGAAACAAGTACAAATCCCAGTATGTTCAGTTTGGGCTCATGCACTTCACCGTTCATTATGGTTTGTGTCGGGTGCTTACGGTTACGtgcctgaagaaaaagagacagataGGCAAGTTTTGTAGGCAAGACACTaccatttcaaataaatgtttttaccAGTCAATGACAGAACTTGTAATCTATGCTTATGTAGCTTCACAGTGTAGAGACTGTTCAGAATCAAAGCCATTAAAATCCCCGACCCACAGGGGAAGGTGACGAGATGGACTAGGTGGCTCAACTGCAAGAAACTCACTTTGTAATCAGCAGGTTCTTCTCATGGTCCTATATTGGATATAATTAGAAGAATTTCGGAACAGGTCttcctaaataaatacataatatCTGCAAAACCCTCCATCATATCTGTAAACTCCTTAGGAATAAATTAAACATTCCTTGTTCTCTTTTTGTGGTTTACTGAAGTTTTTAAGGTAGCCTTGATTCACTGCTTGTTCATGACCACTTGGGTAAAATTAGAGGCTGGGGGAAAGATGATGAATTAAGGCCTTGtttgacaaaacaaaatattatcttAATATAACATCATACACACGTACATAcagtttgttattttaaaatgccatcaAAAAGATGTAAGGACCTCACCAATCAATGCTGTAATAGCTATGTAGTGTTCACCCCTGAGTTGAGCATTTTAGGAAATTAATCTTAGAGAAACAGCTGTAGACAGATGGTCTGCTGATCTTCTGAACAAGTTCTAGCTGCCTGTTTCATGTTGCTCATTACAGGCTTCCTGAATGATAGTTGAAAGGATTGTTTGTAGGGAGCAACGTAAAAGCTGGCTCcggaagggaagaaaatgagtAATGTAAGGTGTAGAACTGGATCAGCTGAGGCTCAGGGGTCGGTGTGGAGACCTTCCAGGCTCAACTCTGCACCATTGCCTTGACACCTCGGGCGAACTTGTGCAGTTGCCgcggggaggagagaggggtgTGCGCGCAAGGTTTTTGCTGCCTTGAAGCAGCAACCGGTCAATGCCTGCTTTCCAGTTTGGGCTTCAGGGGTCGCTCCGCTTGAAGCCCGAGTAAACCCCTCTGCGCGGGCAGCGCTGCTGCCGCCGGGGGGACCTGGACAGGGCCTGGGCTGCCCGTAGCTGCGCTAACGCGGGCCACGTAGCCCTGGCAAACGGGGCTTCAGCCGCCCGGGACCTTGGGTGCCGGCTCCCTGGCTCTACGCCGGGCCCCCCGCCCCGACGTCCCGGTGCCAGCAGCTTCACGGCACTAAACCCTGAGCCGGCAGCGTTAGCGCTGGAGCACGCACCGGCCGCCGGCACCGCCGGGCTCCCAGGCGGGCGCAGCCAGCGGCTGCCATCCAGGGTTTGGCGAGTCCCTGGCTGCCGCGGGCCGGCGGGGCAGCCAgaccgccccggccccgcacctCCCCGGCTCCGCACCGCCCCGCAAAGCCCCGGctccgccccggccccgccccgccccgggcccgcaccgccccggccccgcaccgccccgcaccgccccggccccgcagccggcGGCAGGAGGCGTCCCGGCTGGCCCCGCAGCGCCCTCCCCCCGCCCAGCCTCCCGTGGCGGGAGGGGCGGCCGAAGGGCAGTCAGACACAGCCCCTGGCGTGGCCGGAGTGGAAGTATCCCGGCCGTAGCTTTAAAAGCAGTCATAGTAACACGTAACAGTGACCTCCTTGCAGAACAGCCTGGGGCAGTTTGGCGATGCCATTCCCTGTTGAAAGGTGCGTTCAATGAAATCGTTGTCGCCTCCAGGAGAGGTGAGACCGCAACCTGCCATTGCCGGCCGGCAGACAGCCCGCTGGCATCCCTCCTACTTCCCCGCTGGAAATGTGGGAGTTAAGGCAGTGGCTGTGGGCTTTGTGTCTGACTGTCATCCACCCGTCTTCTGACTTCGGCTATTTTTATGTTAGCTGTCGGGCCTCGCTAAAGTAAGCTCTCTGTACACATGATTAACTATATATATGTGGCACACTGCTAATTTCAGTGTTGCTGCTGTCAAAAATGCTTTCGCTTGAGAAGAGGCACGGGACTGCCATTCACCTATTAGACCACGACAGTAGTGGTATCTATCAATACTGAACAGGTGTTGGGAAATCAAAAATAGAATTGTTGTTATATATTGCCAGCCTCCTTCACTCACCCACTAGAGCTGGTCAAGGGACTGTACAGTCTCATAAAAATttgcatgttttctcttttgtaagGCAAACTTGAAATGGAGAAAATCAGAGTCAGCGTGGAGGGGCAGGGAAAATATCGGCAGCTGAAACAAGCCTAAGATAGAATACAGagcttcaggttttttttatttttatttctttttccacataGATTGTGATTTAAATGATAGGAAAACTCCAAATCATAGAACCAATGTTGAAATGCAGCTGAGTTTATGAAACCTGTTTTCTGACTCTGCCTTTTTCTCAACATCTGTTCCTCCTCTCAGCTCCTATCTCATTTCTTTAGGAAAAGACATTAAACAAATAAACCTAGCTTGGAAACCTAATTCAAGAATTACTCAAGCCATGGAAATTTGCTCAAACATAGAAACATGTGATCCTGGTTCTCCATCataatagtagtagtaatagTAGTGGTGTTATTTTAGTGATGTGATCACAGTATCACCTAGAAGCACTAAGTTGGGAACAATGCCCCACTATGTTGAATGTTACtcaaacataaaagaaaaacccagctACTGTCTGAAAGCTGTTCATTTTGACTTGAAAGGGAAGGCCACAGTGGATGGACACAGGAACACAAAGAAGCTATGTTAGCACCCCAAAACAAGTGGTCCTAGTGAGGAATTTGATTCCAACAACTGTCTCAAGATGAGAATAGAGATGAAGATGTCTGAGGAAGTTCATGGCTGAGCATCTTGATGCTGACTGATAGGTCACCAGCAACAACAGAGGGGTAGGGCATCTGCCTACTTAGAAACTTCAGTTGCAGCATTTTGAGAGTTGCACTGGGTTAGAAATCAGGTAGGAGAAGGTCTAAGATTGACATTGGAACACTGgcaataatttaaaacactttttcattTATAGGTGGGAGAAGGACTAGTAGTTATATTAGCAAGAAATGGTTTGGATAGCTTTTTTAAAGATGACCGTATTCTTGGGTGGAGAACAAGACAAACAAGGTGAGAGGTTCCCTTTACAGGTTGTGTGGCATTTACAAGATGTGTAGAGGCCAGGCCTGGCCAGCCTTTCCCAGTAACACTTTCCTTGACAGGAGTAAACACCTACTTGGCACAAAAGGCAGCAGTTTGCTAGCTCACTCTGGCAGTATTTTCTCTGCTGATAGCGCTTCCTTGTGTGGTTACAAAGTGCCAAAGCTGTCCCCATTGGCTGGTGGTAAGCAGTGTTTTTGTCCCTTggcagggggagaagggaagacGCCGTACctttaaacaaattaaatggCTGCGGATATTAGCTACGTAAGGAGGGAACATCTGCTACTTCTAAAGGGGAAGTGGCCATCTTCATGGGTTACAGCTTAGTCTTTGCAAATGACTTGAAAGTAACATGAGGACTTTCATAATTTCCCTGATTTGGGGGCTAGTTTCTGTTGCTTACGTAAATGTAAGTATACCTGTTTAATTTTCATAATAGTAGGTCACTCCCTGGCTAAGTCTAAGAAATGcagggggttttttttgcagttgtaaCCACTGGGGGATGCTGGTTTTCCTGTCACGCTTCACAAGCCAAGACTCATACAGTGGCTCTCATAATCTCCCTCTCTGATTATTACTGTTCTCTTTCTGTCAGCCTCAAGATCCCCTCCCCAAATATTGCTACAGAGATCTTGTCTCT carries:
- the DYNLT3 gene encoding dynein light chain Tctex-type 3, which produces MEEFHPHNDEMIFNADEAHNIVKECIESVIGKADYNHNKVNQWTAAIVEQSLTHLVKLGKTYKYIVTCAVMQRSGAGLHTASSCFWDTTTDGTCTVRWENRTMNCIVNVFAVAILL